Proteins encoded in a region of the Chlamydiota bacterium genome:
- the bamD gene encoding Outer membrane protein assembly factor BamD, whose amino-acid sequence MNRLKFLVVFLSLSLSFANVDKTASEKVFDGISRDIAPYATAQEHYQVLQEVIGQKEWQKATDVAERLIVFFPKAPFTKEVHYFIAVAYFHQGRYDFSNRHLNFYLKTKTPMHFDDALQLKYNIAMIYGGFEKWSIISIRQLAKRIVAKDKALNIFDEIIATVPGHMLAANALFYKAKLLCVQEEYKESRDTYLSLVRNFYKNELAPHCYVGISETFVQEYLDGNSKDPAILEMANLNLEQFQKDYPRSEEIQVVKGHIALMREEYAIEMFEIGKFFEFKKKKPKAALLYYEKIVTAFPETNTAKKCQSRIKDVQRKLSKA is encoded by the coding sequence ATGAATAGGTTGAAATTTTTAGTTGTTTTTTTAAGTTTAAGTCTGAGTTTTGCTAACGTAGACAAAACAGCGAGTGAAAAAGTTTTTGATGGAATTTCACGCGATATTGCTCCTTACGCAACAGCTCAAGAGCATTATCAAGTATTGCAAGAGGTTATTGGTCAAAAAGAGTGGCAGAAAGCAACAGACGTTGCCGAGCGCCTGATCGTTTTTTTTCCAAAAGCTCCCTTTACAAAGGAGGTGCACTATTTTATCGCCGTGGCCTACTTTCATCAAGGGCGTTATGATTTTTCCAATAGACATTTAAATTTTTACTTAAAAACAAAAACACCTATGCACTTTGATGATGCACTCCAATTAAAATATAACATTGCCATGATTTATGGCGGGTTTGAAAAGTGGTCGATTATCTCTATTCGTCAGCTTGCCAAGCGCATTGTGGCAAAAGATAAGGCTTTGAATATTTTTGATGAAATTATTGCCACAGTACCAGGTCATATGCTTGCAGCTAATGCGCTTTTTTACAAAGCGAAGCTATTGTGTGTCCAAGAAGAGTACAAAGAGAGTCGCGATACCTATTTGTCCCTGGTGCGCAATTTTTACAAAAATGAGCTAGCGCCTCATTGTTATGTGGGAATTTCAGAAACGTTTGTGCAAGAATACTTAGATGGCAATTCTAAAGATCCGGCCATTTTGGAAATGGCAAATTTAAATTTAGAGCAATTCCAAAAAGATTATCCACGCAGTGAGGAAATCCAAGTTGTAAAAGGGCACATTGCCCTGATGCGAGAAGAGTATGCCATTGAAATGTTTGAAATTGGTAAGTTTTTTGAGTTTAAAAAGAAAAAACCCAAAGCGGCTCTATTGTATTATGAAAAAATTGTCACAGCTTTTCCTGAAACGAACACCGCAAAAAAATGCCAATCTAGAATTAAAGATGTGCAAAGAAAGCTTTCTAAAGCTTAA
- the dacF gene encoding D-alanyl-D-alanine carboxypeptidase DacF: MSKGVFRQLLTIFFFLPIGLFGQFSQLQLDCSTVLLMNAKTGGIVFEKKGYELCYPASLTKIATALYVLDSRVDLDQMCLARADELVRVTEYDKMLQLDTIPPHQLETNAVHMYIKDQEVLPLRNLLEGHIMSSACDASNVIAQNLHGSVEDFMQHLNAYLQKKGYPNTQLLNPNGLHHPAHYSTPLELARMFKETLKFPCFRHWIQSTHYFRPKTNKQPAKKMFQINRLVKKGRYYYPKALGGKTGYHKQA, encoded by the coding sequence ATGTCAAAAGGCGTGTTTAGACAGCTTCTTACGATTTTCTTTTTTTTACCAATCGGGCTTTTTGGGCAATTTTCCCAGCTTCAATTGGATTGTAGTACTGTGTTATTGATGAACGCGAAAACAGGAGGCATCGTATTTGAGAAAAAAGGGTATGAATTATGCTATCCAGCAAGCTTAACAAAAATAGCCACAGCGCTTTATGTGTTAGATTCGCGAGTAGACCTAGATCAAATGTGCTTAGCTAGAGCAGATGAACTTGTACGTGTGACAGAATATGACAAAATGCTTCAGTTAGACACGATTCCTCCACATCAATTAGAAACGAATGCTGTACATATGTACATCAAAGATCAAGAAGTCTTACCTTTAAGAAATCTTTTGGAAGGGCACATCATGTCTTCTGCATGTGATGCATCCAATGTGATTGCTCAAAATCTGCATGGCAGTGTTGAGGACTTTATGCAGCATTTAAACGCCTATTTGCAAAAAAAGGGCTATCCCAATACGCAGCTTTTAAACCCCAACGGTTTGCATCATCCAGCTCACTATTCCACCCCCCTGGAACTCGCAAGAATGTTTAAAGAGACGCTTAAATTTCCGTGTTTTCGTCATTGGATTCAATCAACGCACTATTTTCGGCCCAAAACAAACAAGCAACCAGCAAAAAAGATGTTCCAAATCAATCGCTTAGTCAAAAAAGGGCGCTATTATTACCCCAAAGCTTTGGGTGGAAAAACAGGCTACCACAAACAGGC
- the btrW gene encoding Serine/threonine-protein kinase BtrW — MIFEADIEKLTQVQELVVNQAKTAGLDEHKTGQLQLAVEEAFVNIIQHGIETTKPEINIVCQEDTLGLTVMIKDRGKPFNPLKAKINIDLDQPLQERTEGGLGLYFIRQFVDDLDYHYENGWNVLTMRKLK, encoded by the coding sequence ATGATTTTTGAAGCCGATATTGAAAAACTCACCCAGGTTCAAGAGCTTGTGGTAAATCAGGCCAAAACCGCTGGCCTAGATGAGCACAAAACAGGGCAATTGCAGCTTGCTGTTGAAGAAGCTTTTGTGAATATCATCCAGCACGGAATTGAAACGACAAAACCAGAGATCAACATTGTATGCCAAGAAGATACCTTGGGCTTAACCGTGATGATAAAAGATCGTGGCAAACCCTTTAATCCTTTAAAAGCCAAAATCAACATTGACCTAGACCAGCCCCTTCAAGAACGCACAGAGGGAGGCCTTGGCCTTTATTTCATCCGTCAATTTGTTGATGATCTTGATTACCATTACGAAAATGGCTGGAACGTCTTAACAATGCGAAAGCTGAAGTAG